In Aquincola tertiaricarbonis, the genomic stretch GGGTGCGCAGCTACGTGGTGCTGGTGCTGCTGCAGGGTGCGCAATGGGGCGCGGCGGTGTGGCTGTTCTGGAACCTGGGCACGCCATACCACCGGCTGGCGCTGATCCTGGTGGCCTATGCCTACACGCTGGGCGCGGTGCAGCTGCTGGTCACCCAGGGCAAGGTGTTCAACGCCTTCATCAGCCTGATCCTGGTGCCCACCATCGCCCGCATCGTCACCGACCGCAGCGAGCCCTTCCACTGGCAGCTGGCCGTGGTGCTGGGCGTGATCTTCGTGGCCACGCTGGTCATCGGCCGCACGCACCGCAGCGCGCTGGCGCAGGCCATCTCGCTGAAGGCGCGCACCGACCAGCTCGCGGCGCAGCTGCGGGTGGAAAAGGCCGCGGCCGACGAGGCCCGCCGCGCGGCCGAAGCGGCCAGCCGCGCCAAGACCCAGTTCTTCGCGGCGGCCAGCCACGACCTTCGGCAGCCGCTGCATGCGATGGGCCTGTTCGCCGAGGCGCTGCGCCAGCGCATCCGCGACCCCGAGGTGGCCTCGCTGGTCAACAGCATCAACGAGAGCGTGGACGCGCTGGAGGGCCTGTTCGGCGAGCTGCTGGACATCACCCGCATCGACAGCGGCGGCGTGGACGTGAACCCGCACCCGGTGCGTATGAAGGAGGTGTTCACCCGGCTGCGTCTGCACTTCGAGCCGCTGGCCTTCGAGAAAGGCCTGGCGCTGAGCTTCCATGGCGACCAGCGCGTGGCCCAGACCGACCCGCTGCTGCTGGAGCGCATCCTGCGCAATCTGGTGAGCAACGCCATCCGCTACACCGAAGATGGCGGCGTGCTGGTCAGCTGCCGGCAGCGCGGCGAACGGCTGCTGGTGCAGGTGTGGGACAGCGGCATCGGCGTGTCCGAGGCGGCGCTGCCCCGCATCTTCGAAGAGTTCTACCAGGTGCACACCAGCCGCCCGCTGGAGGCGCACCACCGCAAGGGCCTGGGCCTGGGGCTGGCCATCGTCAAGCGCCTGGCCGACCTGCTGCAGGCACCGCTGACGGTGCGCTCGCGGGTGGACCGTGGCACCGTGTTCAGCCTGGAGCTGCCGGTGGGCATCGAGCAGCGCCGGGTCGAGCGCGACCTCACCCGCAGCAAGGCGGCCCTGGGCCTGACCCTCAACGGCCGCCGCATGGTGGTGGTGGAGGACGAAGCCGCGGTGCGCGAGGGCCTGGTGGTGCTGCTGCAGGCCTGGGGCGCGCAGGTGGATGCCTTCGAGACGGTGGAGGCGGTGCAGGCCTGGGCCGCCCAGCCCGGCACGCCGCAGCCCGACTTGCTGATCGTCGACTACCGGCTGCCGGCCGGCACCACCGGGCTGGAGGCGCTGGCCGTGCTGCGCGCACGCTGGCCCCGTGCGCAGCTGCCGGCCATCGTGGTCACCGGCAGCAGCCTGGGCGGGCATGAGGACGAATCGGCGACGCACGACTTCCACCTGCTGATCAAGCCGGTGCTGCCCAACAAGCTGCGGGCGATGATCGCTTTCAAGCTGGGGATGCGCTGATCGGCGGCCTGCGGCTAGAGTGCCCGCTTTACCCCGGGGAGAAGTCGCATGCCGTTCCGTCGTCCTTTTCTGGGGGGGCGCCTGCACCCGCTGACCTTGGCGCTCAGCCTGCTGCTGGCAGCGCCGCTGGCCCAGGCGGCCGGCAGCTTCAGCGGTCTGTACGTGCTGGGCGACAGCCTGTCCGATGTCGGCAATGCGGCGCTGGCGGTCGGCACCGATCAGAACCAGGTCATCCTTTCCGACCTGTACGTGCCGCAGCGGCCTTATGCCAGCGGCACCTTGTCCAACGGGCCGGTGTGGGCCAGCTATTTCTCCAACAGCCTGGGCCTGGGCGACTCCCTGCCTTCGCTGGGCGGCGGCACCAACTACGCCTTTGGCGGCGCCCGCACCAGCGGCGGCAGCGCGCCCAGCCTGACCACGCAGGCCGGGCAGCTGCTGGCTGCGGCAGGCGGCAAGCCCTTGCCGTCGGATGCGCTGTACGTGGTGGCCGGC encodes the following:
- a CDS encoding ATP-binding protein gives rise to the protein MKADQIRALIAQSPASLTGNAVGFGVMVGVFFPLAHPLVLGGWVAAVMLLWLLRLGHWWRYRQRELAGTLDDATLLGWVRSYVVLVLLQGAQWGAAVWLFWNLGTPYHRLALILVAYAYTLGAVQLLVTQGKVFNAFISLILVPTIARIVTDRSEPFHWQLAVVLGVIFVATLVIGRTHRSALAQAISLKARTDQLAAQLRVEKAAADEARRAAEAASRAKTQFFAAASHDLRQPLHAMGLFAEALRQRIRDPEVASLVNSINESVDALEGLFGELLDITRIDSGGVDVNPHPVRMKEVFTRLRLHFEPLAFEKGLALSFHGDQRVAQTDPLLLERILRNLVSNAIRYTEDGGVLVSCRQRGERLLVQVWDSGIGVSEAALPRIFEEFYQVHTSRPLEAHHRKGLGLGLAIVKRLADLLQAPLTVRSRVDRGTVFSLELPVGIEQRRVERDLTRSKAALGLTLNGRRMVVVEDEAAVREGLVVLLQAWGAQVDAFETVEAVQAWAAQPGTPQPDLLIVDYRLPAGTTGLEALAVLRARWPRAQLPAIVVTGSSLGGHEDESATHDFHLLIKPVLPNKLRAMIAFKLGMR